ACTGGTGGTAATTTTAGATTGCTGCTTCAGTGGTGCTTTTGCCAAGGGTTTGACAGCTAAAGATAGCGGTACTATCGACCTGCAACAGCATTTAGGGGGTGAGGGTAGGGCAATTCTCACTGCTTCCACTTCTACGCAATATGCTTTTGAATCTGATAGCTTAGACCTGTCAATTTACACTTATTATTTAGTAGAAGGTATTGAGAAAGGTGCCGCAGATAAAGACGGTGATGGCTTGATTGCGGTGGATGAGTTGCATAACTATGCTAAAAGCAAAGTGCAAGAAGCATCGCCAGCGATGACACCAGAATTTTATCCTGTTAAAGACGGTTATCGGATTTTTCTAGCGAAGTCGCCCAAAGAAGACCCTAAACTGAAATATCGTAAGGAATTTGATAATATTGCTCTTGAGGATGAGGGAGAAATTTCTCTAGGCAGTCGCTATTATTTCGACGAGTTACAGAAACAATTAGAATTATCTGCTGATGAGGCTGATGTAATTGAGTTTGAGGTTCTCGAACCTTATCGCCAGCGACAGCAAAAATTGCAACGTTATGAGCAAGCTTTATCTGGGATAAAACAATATCCACTCGCAAACAAAGACCGCAATGGGTTAAAACGCTTACAAAATATCTTGAATCTTCGGGATGAAGATATAGAACCAATAGAAGCACGAATTATTGGTTTGCCAGCAAAGTCAAATCAATTTGAGTTTGACATAGTAACTGTGAATGCTCAAGGACAACCCATCAACCGCAGTCGGGGACGCGCCGAGTTTTTTAGAGAAGACCTTGATAATGGTGTAGTTCTAGAGATGGTTGCAATTCCTGGCGGTAAATTTCTCATGGGTTCGCCAAAGAATGAGCCAGAACGATATCATTCTGAAAGTCCACAGCACACCGTCACCATTCAACCCTTTTTCATGGGTAAATTTCCTGTCACCCAAAGGCAATGGGCTGCTGTCGCGGCTCTTGGTAAGGTGAATATTGATTTAAATCCCGACCCATCCCGTTTTAAAGGAGCGAATCGACCTGTTGAAAACGTTTCTTGGGATGATGCAATTGAGTTTTGCCACCGACTATCTCAAAAGACTGGCAAAACCTATCGTTTACCCAGTGAGGCAGAATGGGAATATGCTTGTCGTGCAGGCACAACTA
Above is a window of Nostoc sp. UHCC 0702 DNA encoding:
- a CDS encoding SUMF1/EgtB/PvdO family nonheme iron enzyme, with the translated sequence MAKRALLIGISEYDEPTLAPLPKAVNDVEAMQRVLVNPEMGGFAAGDVTVLKNPERQDMENAIYHLYDNRQKDDLLLLYFSGHGVRVENGEFYFSTRRTRKNPQGQLILPSAVAATNVHSWMNNSKSKRLVVILDCCFSGAFAKGLTAKDSGTIDLQQHLGGEGRAILTASTSTQYAFESDSLDLSIYTYYLVEGIEKGAADKDGDGLIAVDELHNYAKSKVQEASPAMTPEFYPVKDGYRIFLAKSPKEDPKLKYRKEFDNIALEDEGEISLGSRYYFDELQKQLELSADEADVIEFEVLEPYRQRQQKLQRYEQALSGIKQYPLANKDRNGLKRLQNILNLRDEDIEPIEARIIGLPAKSNQFEFDIVTVNAQGQPINRSRGRAEFFREDLDNGVVLEMVAIPGGKFLMGSPKNEPERYHSESPQHTVTIQPFFMGKFPVTQRQWAAVAALGKVNIDLNPDPSRFKGANRPVENVSWDDAIEFCHRLSQKTGKTYRLPSEAEWEYACRAGTTTPFYFGETITTDLANYRGTDWDYQGTVYPGNYAQGPKGEYREQTTDVGKFPANPFGLFDMHGNIWEWCQDEWHENYNNAPVDGTAWFTESDNKYSLLRGGSWNGSPRNCRSAGRYYDARDDRNGSVGFRVVVVRGRTW